Part of the Mauremys mutica isolate MM-2020 ecotype Southern chromosome 1, ASM2049712v1, whole genome shotgun sequence genome is shown below.
TATGTTCTAAACAACATTCTGGTTCAGGCAGGAATGGTTTCTGCAATATGCCCTATGGTTAGTCAGACTTTATGTCATATCTCATCACACAGCAATCTCCTCCTTCACCAAGAATGAGTAATTTTCATTTCTCCTTGGCTTCTTGTGGGGCTCAGTTCCCTGCATTGTCTTATAAGATTTCATATTCTTGCCTGCTCATGGATGGAGAGAGATTTTCTGATGGAGTACAGGTTCCAAGACTTAAATTAAGCCTTATCTACAAAAGAAGATTGAATCCTTTCACTCGCCATCATCCCTGCTTTGACCCATGAGTAAATCTGTCATAGGCAGCCCTTTGTGACAACATTAGTGGCACAAGTGGAAGTCCAATATTAGATAAAGTTTTGCTCACTGTAGGGTAAGATTCACCCCCGGACAGATGGCCATCACAAAGGCCCATGCTCCACTTAGGTCCCTGCTAAGTTCCAGTTTGAAAGTTTAGTGGGACTAAAATTGTTCATAGAGTATTTTACTATTCCCCTGCTAACAGGTGAATATCAAATATAAGGTCCTGACAGGAAACATGCTGGAGAATATGGAATGATTCCGATTGACTTAAAAAGGAATTGAATCTGACCCAGTGAGGATGGAGATGGTGGGAATCCAGAAAAATGGCTCCCTCCTTCCTAGCAGGTttacaatgaatgatgcaatgcCTCTGGCCACGACCAGTTTGAATTGAAAGGGCCAAACTGGATTCCTTCCATCAGAGCCAGTTCTGCTATTGATGCCGCTCAGGATCACCTTCACATTCATTCTCACTGCAGCCACAAAAAAGTCAGTAAATGACACGAGGAATGCAGTTGTCCCATATAATTTTAAGATGAAAGACAGATGAAGAGTGCAACGTGCACGTCACGCCCTCTGAGGCTGAGATTGTCACAATGATCAAAGCCCCTGTGGAAAACAGCTCCATGCAAAGGAGGACATAGCAAGGCACTCAAGTTGGTTTGGCAACTAATTAGGACCTCCACCACAAACAGCATCGCAGATCCTCCAGGCAGTCCTAGGGACTGTATAAAAGCGTTCACGATTCAAGGCTCTTCTAATCACTTCTCCGGACTTCATCTCCTCGGTGAACTCGGTAAGTCCAAATACACTCAATTGCTTTCAAACTCTATAGAGATGTGACAGTAGGGGCTATTTTCATTGAAGACTGAATCTTGCTTTTTCTCATGTGATTTTGTATGAGGGATGGGGGTGTTCTTCCATAATTATCTTGTGTAGTTATTTAGTTGCAGGCACTGGTGGATTCATGGGAAACATATTTCCTGTTAACTGGAAAAAGAATTGGGGCATTTAAATCTTTTCAGTAACTTGAGAAACTCACTCAACCCTATTTCACTGATCTGAATTAGGAATACATTTCCCTAGGTTAGTAGAGAAAGGGCCAGTTCAGTGCTCTCCTACTTTATTCTGAAGCAGCTGCTACTCCTCACTATTGGAGACACGAAAATGCATGAAGCTGACAAGCGGTGTGCTCTAAtctagcaattcctatgttcttctGAGGGAAAAATCCACTGCTtctcctcagatggtgtaatttAGTGCcactccatggaagtcagtggacctGAACCCATTTTACCCCAGCTAAGGAGTATGTCCTTAGTGATTACTTTGGAGAAAAGTAAAGTTTTCTGTTTATTCATCAGCACGTATTGATGACTTCCGAGTTTTGGAAACCCAATGAGCCACACTCTGACCCTGGACTCAACTCATTTGCATGCAGAGGTTAAATCCTGAAATGAAAGGAAGTGATTACCATTCTCTCAGCCATTTTTTCTTTGAGAAATGTCTGAAATGGACCCAGAATCCCAGGTGTCCATCATGGAACCAGTGATGCTTATTCTAATTGGTGATTTTCAGACACTGTTCTTGATAGGAGCTCAAAGGGGCCAGCTGGGAGGGAAGTTTAGTGCGAGTGGAGAAGAAGGCTAGAAAGGGAAAATAGGAACAAACACATGGCCGCACACATAGAGACTTAGGCCACTTCTCCTCTCCTTCTCGGGCCCCGTGCAGACCTCGCTGCAAATGTAATCAAGCTGAAGCCTTTCACAGGCACTTGTACCTTCTTTTGACTCTAGTCCCTGttgtgtgtttcaggtttacctcCATCCCAGAAAGATGACTTGCTCCAGCCTGTGCTATCCAGAATGTGGGGTGGCCCGGCCATGTCCGGTCACTGGTACCTGCAACGAGCCGTGCGTTAGGCAGTGCCAAGACTCCGAAGTGGTGATCAGACCCTCACCAGTTGTCGTGACCATTCCAGGACCCATTCTCAGCAATTTCCCTCAGCACAGTGCAGTGGGAGCTGTAGGAGCACCTGTGGTCGGACCCGGTTATGGAGGCTCATTCGGTTGGGGGGGCTATGGAGGCCATTATGGAGGATTGTATGGTTTAGGGGGATACGGCGGTTATGGCGGCCATTACGGTTATGGGGGATTATGTGGTTATGGGGGACACTGCGGTTACCTAGGCGGTtatggttatgggggattatgtGGTTCTGGGGTATCTTGCCATAGGTACCTCAGTGGAAACTGTGGGCCATGCTAAACCCAGCAGGAACATCCACGGAAGAAGGaagaaccaggaaatgaacagCCAGATTCAGATTCACCCCTTACCTTTTGGGcatggttttcagaagtgcttggcaaacagggctccagctgaactcagtggaagctgtgtgtgctcagcaccttgggctGACAGCCATGCTGCCTTTCTAATGTTACGCTTTATGACGCTTTCTGCCAAGGCTTTCCCACCCGTGTGCTGATTCTCTTGTTGACCTGTGGACTCATTCTGAATTACACGCAGGCTGTTTACACTAACCCCGCTGTGTAAAGGAAACAGGGTCCTTAAGACAGATACTGGTTACATTTATTATTAGTTTCAGTCCCATTAGAGGGGAAAAAGAGACCTTGGTGTCAAGGAGAATTAAGCCCCACATGTTCTATCCTTTCCATCAAGACGTATCTTTAGCAGCTCACTTTGACCTTTTCTGAGGCCAACATATAGGGAGAAGTTGCCTAATtctctgcttttattttgttttgtctcaTTTCCCAACCACTGGGGTAAAACAAGGACCTTAAAATGGTTGTAAAGGGGACTTGTTTGTcaacctctgcagctgcaccaatgcaagcaGAACATCTTGTCTGAAATACACCCATTGAGGCCTGCGATCGGTCATGGCCCTTCTTGAAACACTGGAAATACATTCTTTCTGCTCTGTAGTATTACTTCCTGTAACTGTGCACTGCCAATTTCATTTGCATTAAAAACTTTGCTGCATCATAATATGGGTCTTCTCATTCTCCTTGATCCTCCCTCCTTGCTTAAATATTGCAAAATTCCCCCCTGTGGAATTGGCAGCAACGGGCAGTTCTCTAGTTGCAAGTTTCAAAGATCTGGAGTGATAGGAGAATCCATCCGTTGGAGTGGCTGATAGCATTCTGCAGGCCCTGAGTACCAGGGTGCAGTTCCTCCTTGCATTACCCATTTTAGCAAAGTCTTTTCCTGGAAATACATAGACCAATTTTCACTTCAAGAACGTAAGTTTTTCCTTTGGTATCAAGAAGACTAACCATATGGTTCATGGTGAGCATCTGGGTGAGTCATTGAAGGACAGTGACCCAGATTTTTGTAAGTGTCACCTGGCCTCAGTGgatcacagctgagaataccagattcaggacaaactgctgagggATATGGCAGACTCACCCCACGCCCACCAATGCCCCTCGCCCTTGGCTTCTCTCCTGGGCCGCCGGCGAACAACTGCTGGATCCTTGCCCAGCACTTTCTGCCTGCCAGTGAGGAGGTGGAAGGGTCTCGTTTTGACTGCTCTGTGCCCTGAGGTTTCCCCGTCAGCCCCTGGGATTGTCCCTCTCTGAGCACAGGCCGCTGCCGCCGTCAGCTACAAGCTATTgtccagggctttgtccagcctagCAATGGGCTTCCCACCCATCCCCTGGCTGGCcagttccctctccccacccatctCTCTTCCGGGGCATCTTCCCAAACCCTCGACCTACATTTCCCTTTGCGCAGTTTGAGCCCACTCCTCCATATCACCCCCCCTTTATCATGCTGATTCCTCTCCGTATTCTCCTGCTGCCCCTTGGCTGTCCCTTAGCCACCTCGGCAGGGTTACTGCTTTcagcttccccccttccccaccccacaactCAGTGGCCCCCGGCCCtcagcagtgtagctgctctgaTTTGAGTTCCTGCCACTGTGTTCACATCTTTCTGGCGCTCAGATCCCTGGAGCTGAGCACAAGCTGGGCTCTCCCTGGAGCTGCGCAGAGAGGGCCCCTGCCTGCATTTGGATGAGAGGCCCAGAGCTGAGCATTCCCCAGGTTGCTCCTCCTGAGCCGCCTTTGCAACTCCCTGTCCCGTTCTGGTTTCCATGTGCTGAACCTTTTCTGTCTGCCTTGTGTCGGGACGGATCCCACTACAATGTGCTGCACGGTCTGTGCTCATGCTGAGGTCACTCAGGATAGAAATTGG
Proteins encoded:
- the LOC123376064 gene encoding claw keratin-like — encoded protein: MTCSSLCYPECGVARPCPVTGTCNEPCVRQCQDSEVVIRPSPVVVTIPGPILSNFPQHSAVGAVGAPVVGPGYGGSFGWGGYGGHYGGLYGLGGYGGYGGHYGYGGLCGYGGHCGYLGGYGYGGLCGSGVSCHRYLSGNCGPC